Proteins co-encoded in one Natronorubrum daqingense genomic window:
- a CDS encoding Nif3-like dinuclear metal center hexameric protein: protein MELAEFVDRLDEELRTDAYADLDASANGLQVGPDSAEVEHVAVAVDGVQETFERAADAGADALLTHHGISWGGFDRVTGRTYDQVETLLENDLALYVSHLPLDGHQELGNAAGVADVLDLEDRAPFGELGPEYIGQRGVAPESYTTAQVRERLETSLEGRETPVQVLEGGPDELEEIAIITGSGTDWLAEAEAAGADALVTGEGKQKAYHEARERGLTVFLAGHYATETFGVRAIQERLEEWDLETTYIDIPTGL, encoded by the coding sequence ATGGAACTCGCCGAATTCGTCGACCGACTCGACGAGGAACTCCGAACCGACGCGTACGCCGACCTCGACGCCAGCGCGAACGGCCTGCAGGTCGGCCCCGACAGCGCCGAGGTCGAACACGTCGCCGTCGCCGTCGACGGCGTGCAAGAGACGTTCGAACGGGCGGCCGACGCCGGTGCCGACGCGCTCCTCACTCACCACGGCATCTCCTGGGGCGGATTCGATCGCGTCACCGGTCGCACGTACGACCAGGTCGAGACGCTCCTCGAGAACGACCTCGCGCTGTACGTCTCCCACCTGCCCCTCGACGGCCACCAGGAACTCGGCAACGCCGCGGGTGTCGCGGACGTGCTCGACCTCGAGGATCGCGCCCCCTTCGGCGAACTCGGCCCCGAGTACATCGGCCAGCGAGGCGTCGCACCAGAATCGTACACGACAGCCCAGGTCCGGGAACGACTGGAAACGTCGCTCGAGGGCCGCGAAACCCCCGTACAGGTGCTCGAGGGCGGCCCCGACGAACTCGAGGAAATCGCGATCATCACCGGCAGCGGCACCGACTGGCTCGCCGAAGCCGAAGCCGCCGGCGCGGACGCGCTCGTCACGGGCGAGGGGAAGCAGAAAGCCTACCACGAAGCTCGAGAGCGTGGCCTGACAGTCTTCCTTGCCGGCCACTACGCGACGGAGACGTTCGGCGTCCGCGCGATTCAGGAGCGACTCGAGGAGTGGGATCTCGAGACGACGTATATCGACATTCCAACGGGATTGTAA
- a CDS encoding translation initiation factor IF-5A, with product MAKQQTEVRELQEGSYVMIDDAACKINAYSTAKPGKHGSAKARVEAKGVFDGKKRSLSQPVDAKIWVPIIDRKNGQIVSVDGNDMQVMDLETYETITMRVPEDKDVSPDENIEYLEMEDQRKIV from the coding sequence ATGGCGAAACAGCAGACCGAAGTTCGCGAACTCCAGGAAGGAAGTTACGTCATGATCGACGACGCAGCCTGTAAGATCAACGCCTACTCGACCGCAAAGCCGGGCAAACACGGCAGCGCGAAGGCTCGAGTCGAAGCGAAAGGCGTCTTCGACGGCAAGAAGCGATCGCTCTCCCAGCCAGTCGACGCGAAGATCTGGGTTCCGATCATCGACCGGAAGAACGGACAGATCGTCTCCGTCGACGGCAACGACATGCAGGTCATGGACCTCGAGACCTACGAGACGATCACGATGCGCGTTCCCGAGGACAAAGATGTCTCCCCCGACGAGAACATCGAATACCTCGAGATGGAAGACCAGCGAAAGATCGTCTAA
- a CDS encoding small multi-drug export protein, with the protein MTGTLLLIDVGSTLEDAGGFLQYLLVFVLAAIPVVEILVVIPVAIGVGLDPVLSGVFAFAGNVASIYVLIGFHKQLREWWHSRRGRETRTRDELSEPPNEESASDRYARARGLWERYGLPGIAVGGPILTGVHIAALVALLAGGSNRLVAGWMTVGIAAWTVLLVAGSVFGFSLLGVV; encoded by the coding sequence ATGACGGGTACACTGCTGCTCATCGATGTCGGGTCGACGCTCGAGGACGCGGGCGGATTTCTTCAGTACCTGCTGGTGTTCGTGCTCGCGGCCATTCCGGTCGTCGAAATTCTGGTGGTCATCCCCGTCGCGATCGGCGTCGGACTCGACCCGGTGCTCTCGGGCGTCTTCGCGTTCGCCGGAAACGTCGCCTCGATTTACGTCCTCATCGGCTTCCACAAACAGCTCAGAGAGTGGTGGCACAGCCGGCGCGGGCGCGAGACGCGGACACGCGACGAGTTGAGTGAACCGCCCAACGAGGAGTCGGCAAGCGATCGATACGCCCGTGCTCGAGGGCTCTGGGAACGGTACGGACTGCCTGGTATCGCAGTCGGCGGGCCGATCCTGACGGGTGTACACATCGCCGCACTCGTGGCGTTGCTGGCGGGGGGGTCGAACCGACTGGTCGCGGGCTGGATGACCGTCGGCATCGCCGCGTGGACTGTCCTGTTAGTAGCTGGTTCCGTCTTCGGATTCTCCCTGCTCGGCGTTGTCTGA
- a CDS encoding cbb3-type cytochrome c oxidase subunit I — protein MSDLPPMTTVKRWLVTTNHKDVGILYLVTSLFFLLLGGVLALLFRVQLWEAGGTGFLSGAEFNQAVSAHGLLMVFWFLSPIATGFANYVVPLQIGAKDLAFPRLNAMSYWFYLFSGILFAISFFQGRTFAGGWTMYAPLNVPMYTPAMEATSGGNATILALIIFVLSITIGTVNFITTIHRCRAEGLGLWNMPLFTWTWLLTVWMMLFAFAALLAALLLQASDRIFLTQYMATDQGSSLLWAHLFWFFGHPEVYIVFFPALGVIFETFQTFTGRRLVGRKWVIIAMVLVAVQSFLVWMHHMFLTTINLEIKTLMMATTIGISLPFDLMVFALIYTMVKGRVRLTTPFLFSLGALVLFILGGITGVFLGAVVLDYEFRGTYWVVAHFHYVMVSGVTALVGGLYYWWPKITGKMYSEALGKLNFAVYFVGFNLLYFPMFLAWETPRRVFNFGEGMQIYHQLATVGAFVLGASFLIMFYTFAKSWVSGPVAPDNPWEFSRTAEWATSSPPPLENWEGRPSYASGRLEFVEDSQAATDGGVAAEEAVQEAHVDHASIWPFGIGFGIFVFFLGVSGITPYMVSFAEGTGTAPEALDGTAAAPNIVYPVLTILGVAILGYTLFQYGREEFVAPEMAIAERWPFQGIGTTKMGVWVFLASDVVVFGAVIGAFIFMRLHMGWGNWETVPFASWPGLLNTYILLTSSFTVVLALAFAERQNKRGLLGAMSATLLLGLSFMGVKAYEYSVKFADGEYWWYGLEYSVYYVTTGLHALHVLFGLLIAIFMIYRITSIDAYLEDSRPVEFFGLYWHFVDIVWVFLFPLFYLM, from the coding sequence GTGAGTGACCTGCCACCGATGACGACCGTCAAGCGCTGGTTAGTCACGACGAACCACAAGGACGTCGGGATCCTCTACCTCGTCACCTCGCTGTTCTTTCTCCTCTTGGGCGGTGTCCTCGCGTTGCTCTTCCGTGTCCAGCTCTGGGAAGCGGGCGGAACGGGTTTTCTCTCCGGTGCCGAGTTCAATCAGGCCGTCTCGGCCCACGGGCTGTTGATGGTGTTTTGGTTCCTCTCGCCTATCGCGACCGGGTTTGCGAACTACGTCGTCCCCCTACAGATCGGCGCGAAAGACCTCGCGTTCCCGCGCCTGAACGCGATGAGCTACTGGTTTTACCTGTTCTCGGGGATCCTCTTCGCGATTTCGTTCTTCCAGGGACGGACGTTCGCCGGCGGCTGGACGATGTACGCGCCGCTCAACGTCCCGATGTACACGCCGGCGATGGAAGCGACGTCGGGTGGGAACGCCACGATTCTCGCCTTGATCATATTCGTTCTCTCGATCACCATCGGGACGGTGAACTTCATCACGACGATTCACCGCTGTCGGGCAGAAGGGCTCGGTCTTTGGAACATGCCCCTGTTCACCTGGACGTGGCTGCTTACGGTCTGGATGATGCTGTTCGCGTTCGCCGCTTTGCTCGCTGCGTTGTTGTTACAGGCGAGCGATCGCATCTTCTTGACGCAGTACATGGCGACCGATCAGGGCTCGAGTCTCCTCTGGGCGCACCTGTTCTGGTTCTTCGGCCATCCGGAGGTGTACATCGTCTTCTTCCCCGCGTTAGGAGTTATATTCGAGACGTTCCAGACGTTCACCGGGAGGCGACTCGTCGGGCGGAAGTGGGTCATCATCGCGATGGTCCTCGTCGCTGTCCAGTCGTTCCTCGTCTGGATGCACCACATGTTCCTGACGACGATCAACTTAGAGATCAAGACCCTGATGATGGCGACAACCATCGGAATCTCGTTGCCGTTCGACCTGATGGTCTTCGCGCTGATCTACACGATGGTCAAGGGACGGGTCAGGCTCACGACGCCGTTCCTGTTCAGCCTCGGCGCGCTCGTCCTGTTCATCCTGGGCGGTATCACCGGCGTCTTCCTCGGTGCCGTCGTGTTGGACTACGAGTTCCGTGGCACCTACTGGGTCGTCGCTCATTTCCACTACGTGATGGTTTCGGGCGTGACCGCGTTGGTCGGCGGCCTCTACTACTGGTGGCCCAAAATCACCGGGAAAATGTACTCGGAGGCACTCGGGAAACTCAACTTCGCAGTGTACTTCGTCGGGTTCAACCTGCTCTACTTCCCGATGTTCCTCGCCTGGGAGACGCCCCGACGCGTCTTCAACTTCGGCGAGGGGATGCAGATCTACCACCAGCTAGCGACCGTCGGCGCGTTCGTCCTCGGCGCATCGTTCCTGATCATGTTCTACACGTTCGCGAAAAGTTGGGTCTCGGGCCCCGTCGCACCCGACAACCCCTGGGAGTTCTCCCGGACTGCCGAGTGGGCTACGAGTTCGCCGCCGCCCCTCGAGAACTGGGAGGGACGGCCGAGCTACGCCAGTGGTCGCCTCGAGTTCGTCGAGGACTCACAGGCGGCGACGGACGGCGGCGTCGCCGCCGAGGAGGCTGTCCAAGAGGCCCACGTCGATCACGCGAGCATCTGGCCGTTTGGCATCGGGTTCGGGATATTCGTCTTCTTCCTCGGCGTCTCCGGTATCACACCGTACATGGTTTCGTTCGCGGAGGGAACCGGAACGGCTCCTGAGGCACTCGACGGCACCGCCGCCGCCCCGAACATCGTCTATCCCGTGTTGACGATTTTGGGCGTCGCGATTCTGGGCTACACGCTTTTCCAGTACGGTCGCGAGGAGTTCGTCGCCCCCGAGATGGCGATCGCCGAACGGTGGCCCTTCCAGGGCATCGGAACGACGAAAATGGGCGTCTGGGTGTTCCTCGCGTCGGACGTCGTCGTCTTCGGGGCCGTCATCGGCGCGTTCATCTTCATGCGCCTCCACATGGGCTGGGGCAACTGGGAGACCGTTCCGTTCGCCTCGTGGCCTGGCCTGCTCAACACCTACATCTTGCTCACCTCGAGTTTCACCGTCGTCCTCGCGCTGGCGTTCGCCGAACGCCAGAACAAACGCGGACTTCTCGGTGCGATGAGTGCCACCTTACTGCTGGGGCTGTCGTTCATGGGCGTCAAGGCCTACGAGTACAGCGTCAAATTCGCCGACGGCGAGTACTGGTGGTACGGCCTCGAGTACTCGGTCTACTACGTCACCACCGGCCTGCACGCCTTACACGTGCTCTTTGGTCTCCTGATCGCGATCTTCATGATCTACCGAATCACCAGCATCGACGCCTACCTCGAGGACAGCCGACCGGTGGAGTTCTTCGGGCTCTACTGGCACTTCGTCGACATCGTCTGGGTGTTCCTGTTCCCGCTGTTCTACCTGATGTGA
- a CDS encoding acetamidase/formamidase family protein: MTREAISHETGAIYEFTPNLESIATVESGAQLTIEARDSLDGAIQDDSDVIDSIPEEVNAATGPIEVEGATPGDVLAVEIEAVRLDEPLGRVITIDGFGLLDEYDDIEAPRTQTTPVTDDGDAIEFDDLEVPVDPVIGTIGVAPESESYTTLVPHDHGGNLDTTDVTAGNTIYFPVFQEGAMLAMGDCKAAMADGEMCGTGAEIATEIDVTVDVIDGGAADIDLERPLVETPDAWKPLASAETLEEACKLANRDAIDLLAAEHEFDDTDAYLLSSLVGGLEISQVVDPLVTVRNAVPKEYLSSPF; this comes from the coding sequence ATGACACGCGAGGCGATTTCCCACGAGACGGGTGCGATCTACGAATTCACGCCGAACCTCGAGTCGATCGCGACGGTCGAGTCGGGAGCCCAACTCACGATCGAGGCGAGAGACAGTTTAGACGGCGCGATACAGGACGACTCGGACGTCATCGACTCGATTCCCGAGGAGGTCAACGCCGCGACGGGCCCGATCGAGGTGGAGGGTGCGACGCCGGGTGACGTCCTCGCCGTCGAGATCGAAGCCGTTCGACTCGACGAACCGCTGGGCCGAGTCATCACCATCGACGGCTTCGGGTTGCTCGACGAATACGACGACATCGAGGCCCCGCGAACGCAGACGACACCGGTGACGGACGACGGCGACGCCATCGAGTTCGACGATCTCGAGGTGCCCGTCGACCCCGTCATCGGCACGATCGGCGTCGCACCGGAATCCGAGTCGTACACGACGCTCGTTCCCCACGACCACGGCGGCAACCTCGACACGACGGACGTGACGGCGGGGAACACGATCTACTTCCCCGTCTTCCAGGAGGGCGCGATGCTCGCGATGGGCGACTGCAAGGCCGCGATGGCCGACGGCGAGATGTGTGGCACCGGCGCCGAAATCGCGACCGAAATCGACGTCACCGTCGACGTGATCGACGGCGGAGCGGCGGACATCGACCTCGAGCGCCCCCTCGTCGAGACGCCCGACGCGTGGAAACCGCTCGCGAGCGCCGAGACCCTCGAGGAAGCCTGCAAACTCGCGAATCGGGACGCGATCGACCTGCTCGCGGCCGAACACGAGTTCGACGACACCGACGCCTACCTCCTCTCGAGTTTGGTGGGCGGCCTCGAGATCAGTCAGGTGGTCGACCCGCTGGTGACGGTGCGCAACGCGGTACCCAAGGAGTACCTCTCGTCGCCGTTCTGA
- the speB gene encoding agmatinase, translated as MFPGASDERERSDANGQTAARDGETDARGRESDRGGVNFVVVGAPLDVSTTFQPGTRFGPRRIRTFAEPFDDYDRRTDQHFSQLGVTDHGDVRAWDDVEAYLEYLEGTLRDVVWDDAVPLMLGGEHTVSLAGVRAVSPEVVVCLDAHLDLYDAYDGNEHSHAAVMRRILEVESVEEVILLGVRTGSEEEWGRAAAEDVTVVPPVDVADWEPGAELENRDVYLSVDIDAADPAYAPGTGTTEPFGLEPREMRDVVRALAPHAGGFDVVEVNDRDDGQAASLAGKLLREFVFSHADAASEPAGE; from the coding sequence ATGTTTCCCGGGGCGAGCGACGAACGCGAGCGATCCGACGCGAACGGCCAAACGGCTGCTCGTGACGGCGAAACCGACGCGCGAGGGCGAGAGTCCGACCGTGGCGGCGTGAACTTCGTGGTCGTCGGTGCGCCCCTGGACGTGTCGACGACATTTCAGCCGGGGACCCGATTCGGTCCCCGACGCATTCGAACGTTTGCAGAACCGTTCGACGACTACGACCGTCGAACGGATCAACACTTTTCGCAACTGGGCGTCACGGACCACGGCGATGTCCGCGCGTGGGACGATGTCGAGGCGTACCTCGAGTACCTCGAGGGAACCCTGCGCGATGTGGTTTGGGACGACGCCGTCCCGTTGATGCTCGGCGGCGAACACACCGTCTCGCTGGCGGGTGTCCGCGCCGTCTCCCCCGAGGTGGTCGTCTGTCTCGACGCTCACCTCGACCTCTACGACGCCTACGACGGTAACGAACACTCCCACGCCGCCGTAATGCGTCGAATCCTCGAGGTCGAGAGCGTCGAGGAGGTGATTCTCCTCGGCGTTCGAACGGGCAGTGAGGAAGAGTGGGGCCGGGCAGCGGCCGAGGACGTGACCGTCGTCCCACCCGTGGACGTCGCCGACTGGGAACCCGGAGCGGAACTCGAGAACCGGGACGTCTACCTCAGCGTCGACATCGACGCCGCCGATCCGGCCTACGCGCCGGGAACGGGGACGACGGAGCCGTTCGGCCTCGAGCCTCGAGAGATGCGAGACGTCGTCCGCGCGCTCGCTCCCCACGCAGGGGGCTTCGACGTCGTCGAAGTCAACGACCGCGACGACGGACAGGCCGCCTCGCTGGCCGGGAAACTGCTTCGGGAGTTCGTCTTCTCGCACGCGGACGCGGCGAGCGAACCCGCAGGCGAGTAA
- a CDS encoding pyridoxamine 5'-phosphate oxidase family protein, which yields MTVSEEIERLLEGEVLMAHLATSVDDRPHVAPVWYRYLADDEVVEIVTTGRKLSNIEANPRVALSIQSDDGGEPQWMVTLRGSAGVVDDDEATTTARRAINEKYGAEPDAYDENTLVRIDIASASSQTYSDES from the coding sequence GTGACAGTCTCCGAGGAAATCGAACGGTTACTCGAGGGCGAGGTTCTGATGGCTCACCTCGCGACCAGCGTCGACGACCGACCCCACGTCGCGCCGGTCTGGTACCGATACCTCGCCGACGACGAGGTCGTCGAAATCGTCACGACCGGACGCAAACTCTCGAATATCGAGGCGAATCCGCGCGTCGCGCTCTCGATCCAATCCGACGACGGCGGGGAGCCACAGTGGATGGTGACGCTCCGTGGATCCGCAGGGGTGGTCGACGACGACGAAGCGACGACCACGGCCAGACGCGCTATCAACGAGAAGTACGGCGCTGAACCCGACGCCTACGACGAAAACACGCTCGTACGTATCGATATTGCGTCGGCGAGTTCACAGACGTATTCGGACGAATCCTAA
- a CDS encoding deoxyhypusine synthase: MSDDHDSSHAPERETFSHDPIGHAEARAGMTVGELAEQYGNAGVGAADLHTAVDVTESMFADDVTVFFSLAGAMVPTGMRRIVADLIREGHIDVLVTTGANLTHDSIEAIGGKHHHGAAHAEGKTEREHDETLRDEGVDRIYNVYLPQEFFADFESHLREEVFPVLEAEAEESGPVSIQRLTEELGRANGDVNEREAIEEGPGIAAAAYEHDVPIYCPAVQDSVLGLQAWMYSQTSPFSLDALADMSPLTDVAFDAEKAGAFVVGGGVPKNFTLQTMLVTPGAYDYGVQLTMDPKQTGGLSGATLEEARSWGKLEKDAENVSVYGDATISLPLVIAATLERLEA, encoded by the coding sequence ATGAGCGACGATCACGACTCGAGTCACGCGCCCGAACGAGAGACGTTTTCGCACGATCCGATCGGCCACGCCGAAGCCCGCGCTGGCATGACGGTCGGCGAACTCGCCGAGCAGTACGGGAATGCCGGCGTCGGTGCTGCAGACCTGCATACGGCCGTCGACGTGACCGAATCGATGTTCGCCGACGACGTGACCGTCTTCTTCAGTCTCGCGGGTGCGATGGTGCCGACGGGTATGCGACGGATCGTCGCCGATCTGATCCGCGAGGGACACATCGACGTGCTGGTGACCACCGGCGCGAACCTCACGCACGACTCGATCGAGGCTATCGGCGGAAAACACCACCACGGCGCGGCCCACGCCGAGGGGAAGACCGAACGCGAACACGACGAGACGCTTCGCGACGAGGGCGTCGACCGAATCTACAACGTCTACCTGCCCCAGGAGTTCTTCGCGGACTTCGAGTCCCACCTTCGCGAGGAGGTCTTTCCTGTACTCGAGGCAGAAGCCGAGGAATCGGGCCCCGTCTCGATCCAGCGACTCACCGAGGAACTAGGTCGGGCCAACGGCGACGTGAACGAACGCGAAGCTATCGAGGAAGGCCCCGGTATCGCCGCCGCGGCGTACGAACACGACGTGCCGATCTACTGCCCCGCCGTTCAGGACTCCGTGCTCGGCCTGCAGGCGTGGATGTACTCCCAGACCTCGCCGTTCTCGCTCGACGCGCTGGCCGACATGTCGCCGCTCACGGACGTCGCCTTCGACGCCGAGAAAGCCGGCGCGTTCGTCGTCGGCGGCGGCGTCCCCAAGAACTTCACCCTCCAGACGATGCTCGTCACGCCCGGAGCCTACGACTACGGCGTCCAGTTGACGATGGACCCCAAACAGACAGGGGGACTTTCGGGTGCGACCCTCGAGGAAGCCCGCTCGTGGGGCAAACTCGAGAAAGACGCCGAGAACGTCTCGGTCTACGGCGACGCGACGATCAGTCTGCCGCTCGTGATTGCGGCCACGCTCGAGCGACTCGAGGCGTAG
- a CDS encoding ABC1 kinase family protein produces the protein MLVAFARDRRRFLLFGRSRRVDSETHRQRAEVLLESLLTLGPTFIKLGQLLSTRPDVLPPAYIDVLSALQDEVPPAEWEAAKAVFEDELGPVDDYFSELDTEAISGASLGQVYRGRVDPASDLAGRDGAADTTAESDAREREVAVKVRRPEIESLVSADLRVIKWSLPILLIFVDESRAFSLENLADEFAKTIREEMDYEREAEMLQEIRGNFEGDDRFLVPDVLESHSGERVLTMEYIEGTKINDVETLDEKGIDRTQIAENLERSYLQMIIDDGVFHADPHPGNLAVTDDGRIVFYDFGMSGRVDSFVQEKIVDFYVAVANQDIDGILDALIEVGTLSPDADRGVMAEVMEIAIQDARGQDVEQYRINQIVGQIEDSIYVFPFRLPKNLALVLRVATVVEGVCVTLDPEFDFIDVATDYLTEEGYREETARQYVAETGQQLRQTGESLTRLAPKTERTLDRLERDDLFVRIGLEDEADVFNTFAKRLIYGMLLTMSLFSMGVLYALQAPEASIVAAVFSFVVAIQLYRSFREPRSTRVKPQFTRQNMRQRREEE, from the coding sequence CTGCTCGTCGCCTTCGCCCGTGACCGACGGCGATTTCTGCTCTTCGGGCGCTCGCGACGGGTTGACTCGGAGACCCACCGCCAACGCGCCGAGGTGCTCCTCGAGTCGCTGTTGACGCTGGGCCCGACGTTCATCAAACTCGGCCAACTGCTCTCGACGCGCCCCGACGTGTTGCCACCCGCCTACATCGACGTGCTCTCGGCGCTCCAAGACGAGGTGCCACCCGCCGAGTGGGAAGCCGCGAAAGCCGTGTTCGAGGACGAACTCGGGCCCGTCGACGACTACTTCAGCGAACTCGATACCGAGGCGATCAGCGGCGCGAGTCTGGGACAGGTGTACCGAGGACGCGTCGACCCGGCGTCCGACCTCGCTGGAAGAGACGGAGCCGCCGACACTACGGCCGAAAGCGACGCCCGCGAACGCGAGGTCGCCGTCAAAGTCCGCCGTCCCGAAATCGAATCGCTCGTCTCGGCCGACCTCCGGGTCATCAAGTGGTCGCTTCCCATCTTGCTCATCTTCGTCGACGAGTCGCGGGCGTTCTCGCTCGAGAACCTCGCCGACGAGTTCGCCAAGACGATCCGCGAGGAGATGGATTACGAGCGCGAAGCCGAGATGCTTCAGGAGATCCGAGGGAACTTCGAGGGCGACGACCGATTCCTCGTCCCGGACGTCCTCGAGAGTCACTCCGGTGAGCGCGTGCTCACGATGGAGTACATCGAGGGGACGAAGATCAACGACGTCGAGACGCTCGATGAGAAGGGGATCGACCGAACCCAAATCGCCGAAAACCTCGAGCGGTCGTACTTGCAGATGATCATCGACGACGGCGTCTTTCACGCCGATCCGCACCCGGGGAACCTCGCGGTGACGGACGACGGCCGGATCGTCTTCTACGACTTCGGGATGTCCGGCCGGGTCGATTCGTTCGTCCAGGAGAAGATCGTCGACTTCTACGTCGCGGTGGCCAACCAGGATATTGACGGCATTCTCGACGCGTTGATCGAGGTCGGAACGCTCAGTCCGGACGCCGACAGAGGAGTGATGGCCGAAGTCATGGAGATTGCGATTCAGGACGCCCGCGGGCAGGACGTCGAGCAGTATCGGATCAACCAAATCGTCGGCCAGATCGAGGACTCGATCTACGTCTTCCCGTTTCGTCTCCCCAAGAACCTCGCGCTCGTACTTCGAGTCGCAACCGTCGTCGAAGGGGTCTGCGTGACCCTCGACCCCGAATTCGACTTCATCGACGTCGCGACGGACTACCTCACCGAAGAAGGCTATCGCGAAGAAACCGCCCGACAGTACGTCGCGGAGACGGGCCAGCAACTCCGACAGACCGGCGAATCGTTGACGCGACTCGCTCCCAAGACCGAACGGACGCTCGATCGACTCGAGCGCGACGACCTCTTCGTTCGCATCGGGCTCGAGGACGAGGCGGACGTCTTCAATACGTTCGCCAAGCGCTTGATTTACGGCATGTTGCTTACGATGTCGCTGTTCTCGATGGGCGTCCTCTACGCCCTGCAAGCACCCGAGGCCAGCATCGTCGCTGCGGTCTTCTCGTTCGTCGTCGCGATTCAACTCTACCGGTCGTTTCGCGAGCCGCGTTCGACGCGCGTCAAGCCCCAGTTCACCCGCCAGAACATGCGCCAGCGACGCGAAGAGGAGTGA
- a CDS encoding Hsp20/alpha crystallin family protein: MPALRDALGDLSEDVFFDLLESDDDYLLVLDVPGVSAELLDLTVENGRISIDAHREKPTDDHYHYLEENRSLFFDVDLPVPEDVLETEATATVERGVLELTLPKRSGGGETTIDVVDQDEDEDK; encoded by the coding sequence ATGCCAGCGCTTCGTGACGCACTGGGCGATCTCTCCGAAGACGTCTTCTTCGATCTCCTCGAGAGCGACGACGACTACCTCCTCGTTCTCGACGTTCCCGGCGTCTCCGCCGAATTGCTCGATCTCACGGTCGAAAACGGGCGGATTTCCATCGACGCACACCGCGAGAAACCCACCGACGACCACTACCACTACCTCGAGGAAAACCGCTCGCTCTTTTTCGACGTCGACCTTCCGGTTCCCGAGGACGTACTCGAAACGGAGGCGACGGCGACGGTCGAACGGGGCGTGCTCGAACTGACGCTGCCAAAACGCTCGGGTGGCGGCGAGACGACGATCGACGTCGTCGACCAGGACGAGGACGAGGACAAGTAA
- a CDS encoding glycosyltransferase has translation MGDTVDEPAIDRGDRSDTLSPDVSFVVPTYNEGEYLRSALASIAGLDTAYEHEVIVVDGGSTDDTLAIAREYDVTVLEDPDSSIAQARNRGAARANGEWLAFVDADTELRANYLTAMVGFVESNALAAASSHCRITGPLRATLMAATINHVFPRLERPVLPGFNTFVHARAFDEVGGFPDVPNEDTAFSRRLAKRYPTGYCPDVLAESSGRRIAADGLTGTLWHYLRLDMGRVRQSGEGERTPE, from the coding sequence ATGGGGGACACCGTCGACGAACCGGCTATCGACCGCGGGGATCGCTCCGACACCCTCAGTCCAGACGTCAGCTTCGTCGTTCCAACATACAACGAAGGCGAGTACCTCCGGAGTGCACTGGCGAGCATCGCCGGGTTGGACACGGCCTACGAGCACGAAGTGATCGTCGTCGACGGCGGTTCGACCGACGACACGTTAGCCATCGCCCGGGAGTACGACGTGACCGTACTCGAGGACCCAGACTCGAGTATCGCGCAGGCGCGAAATCGCGGCGCGGCACGCGCGAACGGCGAATGGCTGGCGTTCGTCGACGCCGATACGGAGCTGCGAGCGAACTACCTCACCGCGATGGTTGGCTTCGTCGAATCGAACGCCCTCGCCGCCGCCAGTTCGCACTGTCGAATCACCGGCCCGCTGCGGGCGACGCTGATGGCAGCGACGATCAACCACGTCTTTCCGCGACTCGAGCGACCGGTGCTTCCCGGGTTCAACACGTTCGTCCACGCTCGAGCGTTCGACGAGGTGGGCGGATTTCCGGACGTGCCGAACGAGGATACGGCCTTTAGCCGTCGACTCGCGAAACGCTATCCGACGGGGTACTGTCCCGATGTGCTCGCCGAAAGCTCGGGGCGTCGCATCGCCGCGGACGGACTGACCGGGACCCTCTGGCACTACCTGCGATTGGACATGGGTCGCGTTCGCCAATCGGGGGAGGGCGAACGCACACCCGAGTAG